gtaccaacacagttgatatatgtactatgtagtgaattagtagacctgttccaagacatcgaagacataacatacatgtcatatgtacatgtaagtaattacctggtacacttaataggtttattccactgtatcaaagagtaacaaggttgtagcagcacagctgttacatgtactgaagacaatgaggccttgactggagctaagaatgctttgtatattaaatctatcatgaccagatttaccccatccagcaggtctcaggtcagctctttgcctctgatgaaaatgtaggcaaattggcaaagttttgtaaaagcactcagtattacaatgtaacaactatatgtaggtacccacaaatacataatgcaagtacaatgatagtacctgatagtacatgttgttacacaggttgtaccactgtacctaattaggtaggtacactgtaacagcgacacattaaaataaagtgttaccaaacatacatatttaagggtaatgcaaagattgtgtatttaattaggtttgcccgaccgatttgagggccgcttgggccaaatatgccagggccgatttttggtcccagtccgcccctgcacacacacacacacacacacacacacacacacacacacacacacacacacacacacacacagtgtgtaacACTgagggcaaagtgcaaagtcaaaCTAAAGCAAATATAACAGCTAAGCAAAACCATGGGCGAGACTTCATCCGCAAACATtgatgagtcagatgtcagttCAACATGTCAGCTCATATAAGCTCATATAAGAACTTTGCGTGTTGATAGACTTTGCATTTTGCCCACCATTTGAATTAGGACTCTGTGTGCTATGGTATCCTCTGCCTCTAGGTGGTGTGGAAGATCCCATAGATGAGACTCGGGTCTTCCTCTCCCGTCCAACCTGTAAGACAAACCTGAACCTGAAAACTGGCGGCATTTACCTCATCATGGGCAAAAACGCCCAACAGGTGGCAGGgaagtgagtctctctctctctcgctctctgtgtgtgtctgtgtgtgtgtgtttgtgtgtatgtgtgcgtgcatgcgtgcgtgcatttgtgcgtgtgtgtggctgtctaatgtctgtttgtgtgtgtgtgtgtgtgtgtggctgtctaatgactgtgtgtgtgtttgtgtgtgtgtgtgtgggaaggtatgtgtgtgtcttgaaaTATAGGTACTTTTTaatatttgttttggtttttggaCTCAAAGGACAAGCAAAGATTACCGGTTTGTGCATATTTCTGTTTAGGTCTGTCGAATTTTCATggttgttattttgttttgtttgtgtatttgttttgtttgtttgttgaacaTTAGGTACCACTACCTGTTTGATGACCACACCTGGGTGCAATACTGGCCAACAGATGCAGAGGGAACAACAAACACCTATAAGAACCAGTATGACAACCTGGAGCAGTTCCGCCAAGACATGGAATTCGGATGCAAGAGTCgctgaacatgcacacacacacacacacacacacacacacacacacacacacatacgtatgcacacacacacacacacacacgcatacgtatgcacacacacacacacacacacaaacacacacacacacacacacacacatacacacacacacacacgcacgtgtgcacacacacacacacacgcacacacacacacacaaacacacatgcatacgtatgcgcacacacacacacacacacacatatgcacgcatacacacactcagaaagagagagagagacagatcttctttgtcaaaaaataaaagagacTTCTTATAATTGTCCATGAATAAAAGTGTATTCTGAAAAATAAAACTCAAAGCATCCATCAAACAGATTGAAAGTGTTAGACTCTTGTCCTCGTGTTCATTGCCATTGTGCGGTGTTGTTGTATACATATTTGATTAACTGACGTGTTCTTCCAAAGTGACACACAAGTGAGGAATACCACAAGTGAGGAATGAAACACAACTAAGTATAGCAGGGGCGAGGAATTTAGTATAATTTTAGTATAATTTAGGGATGACTACGCCGCCTAGGTGTTTAAGCCCATGCTAAACCTTTACAATGCAAATGGTTTAAGCCAATGCTAACCCTTTACATTTTttccaattgctaaaacacaattttgcAAACTAGGCTGGTTTTATcaaaattcacacacaattcacaaaaccacacacgcAAACTGCAAAATACCTCATCTATCCTGCAAAATGAAGCACTACAACCAAAACTGCATATAGCATTATCAAAATCAAACTTTTGCACCACATGACACACACTTCAGTCATATTACCAGATTGTTGTCTCACCAACTACACACTGCTGGGCATAATGAAAAGCACTCGCATCTTTAGTATGCTTTGCCATAATACTAAATTCTAATACTAAAGCACTCTCATCTTTAGTATGCTTTGCCATAATACTAAATTCTAATACTAAAGCACTCTCATCTTTAGTATGCTTTGCCATAATACTAAATTCTAATACTAAAGCACTCTCATCTTTAGTATGCTTTGCCATAATACTAAATTCTAATACTAAAGCACTCTCATCTTTAGTATGCTTTGCCATAATACTAAATTCTAATACTAAAGCACTCTCATCTTTAGTATGCTTTGCCATAATACTAAATTCTAATACTAAAGCACTCTCATCTTTAGTATGCTTTGCCATAATACTAAATTCTAATACTAAAGCACTCTCATCTTTAGTATGCTTTGCCATAATACTAAATTCTAATACTAAAGCACTCTCATCTTTAGTATGCTTTGCCATAATACTAAATTCTAATACTAAAGCACTCTCATCTTTAGTATGCTTTGCCATAATACTAAATTCTAATACTAAAGCACTCTCATCTTTAGTATGCTTTGCCATAATACTAAATTCTAATACTAAAGCACTCTCATCTTTAGTATGCTTTGCCATAATACTAAATTCTAATACTAAAGCACTCTCATCTTTAGTATGCTTTGCCATAATACTAAATTCTAATACTAAAGCACTCTCATCTTTAGTATGCTTTGCCATAATACTAAATTCTAATACTAAAGCACTCTCATCTTTAGTATGCTTTGCCATAATACTAAATTCTAATACTAAAGCACTCTCATCTTTAGTATGCTTTGCCATAATACTAAATTCTAATACTAAAGCACTCTCATCTTTAGTATGCTTTGCCATAATACTAAATTCTAATACTAAAGCACTCTCATCTTTAGTATGCTTTGCCATAATACTAAATTCTAATACTAAAGCACTCTCATCTTTAGTATGCTTTGCCATAATACTAAATTCTAATACTAAAGCACTCTCATCTTTAAAACTGCAAAGCATCCATCAAACAGATTGAAAGTGTTAGACTCTTGTCCTCTGTTCATTGCCATTGTACCAGTGTTGTTGTATACATATTTGATTAACTGACGGTTCTTCCAAAGTGACACACAAGTGAGGAAATACCTCAAGTgaggaaaatgaaacacaactAAGCACCAACTACACACTGCTGGGCATAATGAAAAGCACTTCATCTTTAGTATGCTTTGCCATAATACTAAATTCTAATACTAAAGCACTCTCATCTTTAGTATGCTTTGCCATAATACTATAGTTCAAATTGTAGAAAATTcttcacatgcacagacatatttgcagatactcacacacgctgttgaaacatttttgtttattatttttcaccAAACAAGTTAGTAcaacatatgcacatatattGGCCAGTAGTGTCATTTTGAATGGCAGTGTTTTGAAATGTAAAACATTGCTGTGTCTTACGCAGAGAACCGTGTTCAGTGCATTTAAAAAGTGCAATTTTGAAttgcaaaatgtgtgtaaagCAGAACATATGTTTAGACTTTTGGAGACTTGAGAAGAGgttttgctctctctgtgtgtcagttTAAGTAATTGTGCTATGCATGTCGTTTTAGTGTGTTAGCAATTGGAAAAAACTGTAAGCTCAATTTAGGCCACACAGATTTGAAACACATGGTAAGCTGAAGACATGgattccaaaaataaaaaaacatacattttaatGACAGATCTAAATTTACAATCATAAAACAACACAACCCAGAGGGAATGCCACATGCAGCAATCCACCCTGACACTAGCatgaaagacacacaaacacaacagactgggttattgcacacacaggGAAAGAGAAGGGGCTCCTCTTATCTAACACTGGGGTAGACAAATTAACTCATTTCCGGAAAAagttcctttaagtttgagaTTGCATGCATGTTTCTGTTAAGGATTACCAAAAAtctttgacttaatttaaactggcatacATCAGGAGTACAATGTACAATAATTTgatcttttttctatttttgatTATTTATGAATTCTTAATAATGAATTTATTAACTTTCATCCAAAGCATCTTACAAAGCAAGTCAGGGGCAAGTGCGTACTGGCATGTGTGTAATGGCATAACAACAGTGCGTATGTAAGTGCATTTACTCACAAGTCATACCGAACAttgcctgccccccccccccccctctctctcttcctcagctATAACCAGATGTTGTGTTCTTATCTTGGTCCACCAGTCTGCTCTCAGATTGAGCAATTGCAAGTATGAGGGGAactggctgctgtgtgtgtgtgtgtgtgtgtgtgtgtgcagtctctaGCTGATCtgctcctgtgtgtttgtgtgtgtgtggtgtgtgtgtgtgtgtgtgtgtggtgtgtgtgtgcagtctctaGCTgatgtgctcctgtgtgtgtgtgtgtgtgtgtgtgtgtgtgtgtgtgtgtgtgtgcagtctctaGCTgatgtgctcctgtgtgtgtgtgtgtgtgtgtgtgtgtgtgtgtttgtgtgtgcgtacatgcatgtgtgtgcagtctcTAGCTgatgtgctcctgtgtgtgtgtgtgtgtgtgtgtgtgtgtgtgtgtgtgtgtgtgtgtgtgtgtgtgtgtgtgtgtgtactgtacgtgcatgtgtgtgcagtctcTAGCTgatgtgctcctgtgtgtgtgtgtgtgtgtgtgtgtgtgtgtgcgtactgtacgtgcatgtgtgtgcagtctcTAGCTgatgtgctcctgtgtgtgtgtgtgtgtgtgtgtgtgtgctgtgtgtgtgtgtgtgtgtgtgtgtgtgcgcgtacgtgcatgtgtgtgtagtctcTAGCTCCTGTGACAGTGCATTATGCTTCCCTTCCTCTTCACTCTCACTCTACtctcttatgtgtgtgtcacgGCTCCTCTCAAGACTCCTCCTGACTTTTAAAGCCCTCCATCACCTGGCCCCGTCCTACCTGTCCCATCTCCTCACACCCAATCGACCCTCCTCCACACTCACTCTGATCACCAAACCTTCAAGACTCAAAACCTTCGGTGACAGAGCCTTCTCCTCAGCAGCACCCCGACTCTGGAACTCACTCCCCCAATCTGTCTGTGACTCCCCCTCACTTTCCACATTCAAATCCCGTTTTGTGGGTGAACATACCTCTTCTCACAAGCCTACGACCTCCCCTACCCACAACCATAACCATCCCCAcccttcccctctcccctctttacaccccgttacacacacacacccagtgtaTTTGGTGTAAAAAGGATTATCTTCTCCTCAACCACTCTaactctctgacaaacacatttttttactTATTCTACCTTAACTCAAATCAATATAATAGAAAATTCGGATGAGCTGTGTTTGATTTTTTAATATGACATAGGAGACCTTGTTACACATTCCATCTACCACTGTCAGCTAGTTACTTCATAACAATATCAGTCACTGTTAAACCCTACGCCCTTTTGGCGACATTCCTAAACATTTATGAGCCATTGTTCTGTTTGTTTCACAAATATGTTATAAAACAAGGCTAATTTGTATTACCATAGCAATTGACTATTTTGACTGTCTGTGGCTGCATTAAATCATATGACCTGCAGGGACTTGCTGTTGTTCAACTTAAAATCCCATTTAAATTAACTTACTGTAAACATATGTCTCAGGTACTTTTTTATGtttaaaagaaacaaattattttgacaAAACAatgtaaataattaattaatgataaataatacataataaaatctacacacagtcacagtatAAAACAATTAGTCCAGAGAATAGTAAATGGTTGGCCTGTGGATTGGCATCAAGACCTCTCCTTGAGATTTTGCATAGTCTGGGCCCTGCACTGTCATTGCACAATTTCCTTGTAAACAATGACACCACAGTCAAGCCCTTAGTGATGGTTGACAACGACTCAACAAATTGTCTGTTTGGTAAGAAATTGGAAGGAAATTGAAAGAAATACTGAGAAGGAGTGAATGTTAAAAAAATCATCAAATTTCGCAATTTCTCATATGTGTGCACTGCTCTAATGTGTACATGCTAAATGGTAAATACAGTAAGTCAATGCCGACATGCACAAACGTGGACTGAAAAATGAACTGGGCAAAACATGTAGTACCCCGCAGCAGCATATTGCAAACAAGCTCCAGTGAAGGGATGAGGAAGTTCACAGTAGGCTtacacacatttgtttaaagTGACACTGTTTCCATGACTTTTCTAATAAATCATAGGCAAACTcatatttcaatttatattaaatgtatttaatgttaaataaagtgtgtgtgtgtgtgtgtgtgtgtgtgtgtgtgtgtgagagagagagaaatagagagagacagcgagaaagagtgtgtgtctgtatgtaaaagcaggtaaaagtgtggcctgagggagcctccgatgctcttcaagactgctttgacacaacagactgggaaatgtttaagcaggcagccacttacaacaaccggacagacatagaggagtatacagacactgtaacctcttacatcaccaagtgcatcgatgatgtgacccacacaaaagacatcatcactcgggctaactggaagccatggctgacaggggatgtcctcaggctgctgagggccagagacaaagcctacagagctggggatgaagctggcatgaaaacagcgagagccaacctgtcccgtggcatcaaggaagcaaaaggaatacactcacaagataaccacccacttcaaagacagcaggaacgcacaaagcctatggcagggcattcaggccctcacgggactacaagcccgcgccacagagctgtgagagcaacatccctctgctcaacaacctgaaccttctttgctcgctttgaagcacaaaacagcacctgcccacagaagacccatccccctctacatgagcagcccctgtgcctctctgccgacagcgtgaagaggacacttgctgccatcaacacccgtaaggcaacaggtccagacaacatcccaggtcgtgcggcgctgaaggactgtgcagggagcttaaggatgtcttcacagacatctttaacacttccctgaagcaagccatcgtccccatcatgtttcaaagctgccaccatcatacctgtgccgaagaaaactgctccatcctgcttcaatgactaccgccctgtggcactgacacccatcatcatgaagtgctttgagcggcttgtcatgtcacatatcaaagccattctcccccccaccctggaccccttccagtttgcataccgagccaagcggtctacagaggatgcaatctgctctgccctccacccagccctcacccacctggaaaaaagagactcatatgtgagattgctgtttatagacttcagttctgcattcaacaccataataccacaacaactcatctgcaaacttgacaaactgggactcagtacctacctctgcaactggctactggacttcctctgtcagaggccccaagtagtaatgttTGGCAAccatacctcaagcagcatcacactgagcacagggggccccaaggctgcgtgctcagtccgctgttcttcaccctgctgacgcatgactgcactgcaacctacagcaacaatcacatagtgaaatttgctgacgacacaatctggtgggtctcatcaccaagggcgaatttagactcaatacaggttggaggtcgaccatctgaccacgtggtgcagggacaacaacctcctgctgaacgtcagcaagaccaaagagattgttgttgacttcggagaggtcacacccaacacctgccactgaccatcgacggtgctgtggtggagagagcgagcagcaccaaattcctgggggtgcacatcagtgaagacctctcctggaccaccaacactgcatcactggcttaagagagctcagcgccgcctgtacttcctaagaaactcaggcgagcaagtgctccaccagccatcatgaccacattctaccgaggcaccatcgagagcatcctctccagctgtatcgctgtgtgggaagctgcactgaatacaacaggaaagccctgcagcatagcatagtgaacacagctggaaggattattggtgcttcactcccctccctgaaggacatttacaccacccacctcacccgggAAGGCttaaaattgtgagtgatgcaagtcaccccctcacaatctgtttgatctactgccctctgggaagaggtacagaagcctgcgctccctgcactaccagactcaccaacagcttcatacaccaagccgtgggaggatgctgaactctccctccctcccccctccaccctcagctacataacatcctggacattggacccaaaaatggccgcctgcactactccacttgcacacttgcacacttgtacactttacaactggtgttgttgtcctgaaacacaacacttctgctgctcttacataacttgcaccactatgccactttcttcttacttaggtcaaacagaactacccaagccttttattggcctgaatttgcactagtatttttattgactgtctatgcacaatttcaaccacattttgctgctcttattttttcattattatatgtgccctcttatttacttatttacttacttttttgtttacttgaatgttatgtttgtctgtggacctaaattggtaaaatatgtcttgtcttcaccgtgggatagtgagaaacgtaatttcgatctctttgtatgtctggaacatgtgaagaaattgacaataaagctgactttgactttgactttgatgtgtgtgtgtgtgtgtgtgtgtgtgtgtgtgtgaatgcattagCCTAACTCCACCACATATCAGTATTATGAACAGCTTGAGAATGAAACACAATATAAACGTAAATGATTGGCAGATTGACTTCTATCAAATCTGAGCTTCTGCATGTAGTCTGGGCACGTACAGTAAACAATGACACCaatgccaaacatcagcatgttccaaacaagtatAGGCACTTCGCGTGCATGGATGTAGTGGTAAattaagaggtgggtaaactatgaattctgtggtCACGGTGAGGTGGATTgtgccatgcggtatcggatttttaaatatGTCAACAagaatgagacgtggtctggggaGTTTCTGTTTGTATACTTAAAATATGTCAGGTAAAAGACGTTGGAAACAATAGGCTACAACCAAAATGGAGGATCTTCGACAGGAAGTTCCCAACCTAGTGGGTGGGAATTTTCAGATGGGGGTAGTCAGCGCCCT
This window of the Alosa alosa isolate M-15738 ecotype Scorff River chromosome 7, AALO_Geno_1.1, whole genome shotgun sequence genome carries:
- the LOC125298054 gene encoding complement C3-like, which encodes MRLDVYWLAALALCLVVLSPHADADDRVKCPEKCSPQKAGVRSLAELAKEACSKSMKFAYQVQVENVESTSSTDAYNVTVLESFKEGGVEDPIDETRVFLSRPTCKTNLNLKTGGIYLIMGKNAQQVAGKYHYLFDDHTWVQYWPTDAEGTTNTYKNQYDNLEQFRQDMEFGCKSR